Part of the Methylorubrum populi genome is shown below.
GCGCATCCCATTCCAGCCGGTCCGTGACGAGGTCGTAGTCGAAGATGCCGGTGCCTGTGGCCTCGACGGCGAGGTACAGCTGCTCCCGCGCCCTGCGCAGATCCTCCTCGGCCTGGCGCCGGTCGTGGATCTCGCTGTTGCTGCCGAGCCAGCCGACCACCGCGCCGCTCGCATCCCTCAGCGGCTCCGCCCGGATCAGGAACCAGCGGTAGGCTCCGTCCCGGCGCCGCAGGCGCGCCTCTGTGTCGTAGACGATCTCGCGGGTGCGCGCCGTCTCCCAGGCCCCGAGCAGACCGTCGAGGTCGTCCGGATGGATCGCCTCGCCCCAGCCGAGCGGGAGCGCCTGTTCCGGCGTCTGGCCGGTATAGGCGTACCAGCGGTCGTTCAGGTAGCTGAGGCTGCCGTCCGGATTGCCGAACCAGATGATGGCCGGGGCAAGCTCGGTGAGCGCCTCGAAGCGTTCCTCGGCCACCTTACGCTCGTGGATGTCGAGGGTGGTGCCGATCCAGCTCCGGAGCTCGCCCGCCTCGTCGCGCACGGGCTGCGCCCGCGACAGGAACCAGCGATACTGCCCATCGGCCCGGCGAAGGGGGAATTCGACCTCGTAGGCGCCCTGGCTCCGCGCCGCCGCGAGCCACGCGTCGCGAACGCGCGCGCGATGGTCGGGGTGGATCACGCCCATCCAGCTCGCCTCGCCGGTCTCGCCGGGGGGCAGCCCCGTGTAATCGTACCAGTAGGCGTTGCAGTAGGTGATGTTGCCGGCCTCGTCGCCGAACCACACCACCTGCGGGCTGACCTCGACCAGCGAGCGGTAGCGCATCTCGCTCTCCCGCAGCGCCGCCTCCGAGGCACGCGCCCCGGTGCGATCGCGCAGGATCTTGAGATAGCCGATGAGGGCGCCGCCCTCGGAGGTCAGCGGCATCATCTCGCCCGAGGCCCAGAAGCGGGTCCCATCCCGGCGGATATGCCAGCGCTCGTTCGGGGCGCTGCCGTTCTCCCGAGCCAGGCGCATCTCGACCTCGGGCCGGCCTTCCGCACGATCCTCCGGGGTGAAGAACGCGTCGATCGCCCGACCCGTCATCTCGGCCTCGGTCCAGCCGAGGATGCGCTGGGCCCCCGCGTTCCAGCGCGTGACGCGGCCTTCGGGGTCGGTGGCCACGATCGCGTAGTCGGTGGCGCTGTCGAGGATGCGCTCGTGCAGCAGGCGCTGCTCCGCATGCTCCCGGAGCGAGCGGCGCAGCTCCATCTGGGCCATGGCCTGGCGGGCGAGCCGCGTCAGGCCACGGCGCTGCCGCTCCGACAGCTCGCGCGGCCGGGTATCGAGGACGCAGACGGTGCCGATCGGCTGCCCCTCGGCGGTCTTCAGCAGGGCGCCGGCGTAGAAGCGCAGGCCGGGCTCTCCGCTGACGAGGGGATTGTCGGCGAACCGCGGGTCGCGCGCCGCGTCCGGCACGTAGAGGAAGTCGTTGTGCAGGATGGCCTGCCGGCAGAACGAGGTTTCGAGCGGCGTCTCGCGCACGCCGAGGCCGACCTCCGCCTTGAAGAACTGCCGCCCCTCGCCGACCAGATTGACCACCGCGATCGGCGCGTCGCACAGCTCGGCCGCGGCTTCCGCGATCTCGTCGAAATCCTGCTCGCGCGGCGTGTCGAGCAACCGGTAGCGGTCCAGGGCGCGAAGGCGCGCAGCCTCTCGCTCGCTCGTTGTAGCGGGGTTCATCGTGCAGACAGGCGTGAGGCCACTGGATTGTTCCACCATGCCGGTCCGGCTCAGGCGAAAGTGAGGCCGATCCGACGGCGATCGACAGGGTGAAGGGAGCGCGGCGCGCGCCCGCTTTCCGTCACAGGGAGCTTCCCGTCACAACTCTCTTGCCGCAATGGATGGCAACTCTCTTGCCGCGATGGGTGGCAACCGGCGGCCGCCCACCCCGGTTACAGTTCGCGAGCCCCTGAAACGGCCTATGCCGATGCCCGCCCATGCAGAAGCGACAGGTTATCCAACCACCATGCTTGGCCGCCTCTCTCGAAACGCGAAGCGCCCGAGCGGCGCGGCTCGACCGATCGTGACCGGTGGCGAGGCCGCCGCCGGAGGCGGGGTGGCGGCCGCGGATGGGCCTGCGCGGGAGCATGTTCGGGCGCCGGGCTTCGCGCATCATGGATGATGCTCTCGATGACACCCTCGGCGACGCCTTCGCGTTCCTGCCCCCCGGGGGACGGACCGGTGCCGAGATCCGCGCCCGCGACTGGTCGGCGACCCCGATCGGGCCGCCGGAACGCTGGCCGCAATCGCTGCGCAGCGCGCTGTCCCTGATGCTGTCCTGCCCCACGGCGATGTTTCTCGCCTGGGGACCGGACCTGCTCTGCTTCTACAACGACGCCTACCGGCCCATCCTCGGCTACCGGCTCGCGACGGCCCTGGGGCAGCCCTTCCGCGAGGTCTGGGCGAGCATCTGGGACGAGATCGGCCCCCTGGTGGACGCGACGCTCGCGGGCGAGAGCCAGACCCTCACCGACGTCATGCTCGACCTCTCGCGCGAGGGACGTCCCGAGCAGGGCTGGTGGTCCTTCACCTACTCGCCCGCCTACGACGAGGCCGGCGCCGTCAGCGGCCTGTTCTGCGTCACGGCCGAGAGCACGGACCGCGTTCTCGGGGAGCGGCGCCTGCGCGAGAGCGAGGACCATTACCGCCACACGGTCGAGCTCAATCCGCAGGTGCCCTGGACCTGCGACCCGGCCGGCAACGTCACGTCCTACTCGAACCGCTGGCTCGAACTGACCGGGCAGGCCCCGGGTGAGCCTAACGGCTCGGGCTGGGCCAAGTCGCTTCATCCCGACGACGTGCCCTGGACCATGACCGTTTTCGCGAACTGCCTCGCCTCGGGCGAGCCGGTCGATGTGGATTACCGCATCCGCATCGCCCGCACCGGCGCGTACCGCTGGATGCGGGCGCGCGCCCGGCCGCGGCGCGACGCGGACGGCGCGATCATCCGCTGGTACGGCGTCGTCGAGGATATCCACGACCGCAAGCTCGCCGAGGAGCGGCTGCAGGAGATGAACGCCACGCTGGAGCGGCGCGTCGCGGATGCGCTCGCTCAGCGCAAGCTCTGGGCCGACGTGTTCGAGACCACCGACGCCCTCGTGGCCGCACTCGACCGCGATTATCGCGTGCTCGCCGTGAACCGGGCCTATGCGGACGAGTTCGAGAGCATCTACGGCGTGCGGCCCGCGGTCGGTGACGATCTCCTCGACCTGCTCGGCGACCACGCCGATCAACGCGCCGCGGCGCAGGCGGTCTGGTCCCGCGCCCTTTCCGGGGAGGAATTCACCCTGGTCGAGGCGTTCGGCGACTCGGAACGCAGGCGCCCCTCCTACGAGTTGCGGTTCACGACGCTGCGGGACAGCGCAGGACAGGCGATCGGAGCCTTCCAGTACGCCCAGGACGTCACCGAGCGGCTGCGCAGCCAGGCGCAACTCGCCCGAGCTGAGGAGGCGCTCCGCCATGCCCAGAAAATGGAGGCCGTCGGTCAGCTGACCGGAGGCGTGGCCCACGACTTCAACAACCTGCTGACCATCATCCGCTCGTCGATCGAGTTCCTGCGCCGTCCGAACCTTCCGGAAGAGCGGCGAAACCGCTACCTCGAGGCGGTCTCGGACACGGTCGACCGCGCCGCCAAGCTGACGAGCCAGCTCCTGTCCTTCGCCCGGCGCCAGCCCCTCAAGCCCGAGGTGTTCGACCTCGGCGAGCGGCTTCGGAGCGTGGCGGACATGATGAACGCGGTGACCGGCACCCGCATCCACATCGCGATGGAGGTGCCGGAGGCGCCCTGCCACGTTCGGGTCGACCCGAGTCAGTTCGAGACCGCACTGGTCAACCTCGCCGTCAACGCCCGCGACGCCGTGGCCGGTGAGGGGACCCTGACGCTCCGGCTCGGCTGCGGCGCGGCGCTGCCCTCGATCCGCGGCCATGCCGGCGCGGCCGGCCCGTTCGCCGCGATCTCGGTCACCGACGACGGGACCGGGATCGCCCCCGAGCATCTGACGCGCATCTTCGAGCCCTTCTACACCACGAAGGCCGTGGGCAAGGGAACGGGATTGGGCCTGAGCCAGGTCATCGGCTTCGCCAAGCAGTCGGGTGGCGACATCGACGTGGCGAGCGAACCGGGCAACGGCACCACGTTCACGCTCTATCTCCCCCAGGTCGATGCGCCCGAGCCGGCGGCGAAGCCGGGGGAGGACGCGGCCGAGTTCCAGGCCGAGGGGCGGGCGCTCTGCGTGCTCGTGGTCGAGGACAATCTCGATGTCGGGCGCTTCTGCACCCAGCTTCTGGAGGATCTCGGGCATTCGATCGTCTGGGCGCACGACGCCGAGACGGCGCTCGTCGAGTTCGAAAAGGTGCCGTTCCGGTTCGACGCCGTCTTCTCGGACGTGGTGATGCCGGGGATGGGCGGGGTCGAGCTCGCCCGGCGGCTGAAGGCCGGCCACCCGAACCTGCCGATCATCCTGACCACCGGCTACAGCGACGTGCTGGCCCAGGACGACGCGCACGGCTTCGACCTCGTCCGCAAGCCCTACTCGGCCGAGCAGGTCGCGCGGGCCCTGCGCGGGGTCCCGAACCGGCGTCCCCGGCCGGGACCGGCTTGAGAACGGGTGCCGGGTGAGGGCTCTCTCAAGCGCAGGCTCCGTCCGCATCCTATCGGCGGGCCGCCTGCCGGAATCAGGCGCCCGCCGGACCGGTGGAACCGCCGGGAGGCTGGGGGCTGGTGCCGGTCCCCGGCGTCTCCGTGGTGGCGCTGTCGGTGCTGGAAGACGGTGCCGCCTCGGCGCTTCCGGGCATCGACACCTCCGGCCCCGACAAGGCCGCCTGCAGACGGCTTTCCTGCTCCGGTGAGAGGGAGGAGCGGATCACCCGCCCCCGGAATTGCGACATCTGCGCGAGAACCCTCTCCGGCTGCGCCCGGCGCACGAGGATGAACAGGGCCGAGGTGTTCGGCTGAAGGGCTTCGGAGACGGAGCGGATGAAATCGTCATTGATGCCGTAATCGGCGAGCTTGCCCGACAAGGCCCCCGCCCCCGCGCCGAGGGCGGCCCCCGTGGCGAGGCCGAGCAACGGGTTGAGGAACAGGAGGCCCACCAGCGAGCCCCACATCGCGCCCCAGATGCCGCCGGACGCCGCCCCGGCTCCGACCAGATCGACGCTCTGCTTGAGCCGCAGCTTACCGTCGGGGCTGCGAACGGCGACCACCGCATCCTCCAGATCGATCAGGTACTCGGTCTGCAGGCGGGCCAACTCGTTCAGAGCGCGATCCGCCTCGTGCGGATCCTCGAAGCCAATCACCACAAGCTCGGCCATTCATTCCTCCTCGCTGAATACCGCGCGACCGGTGGTTTCCGCCGCACTCTGGTCGGGATGTCGAACCGGGCCCGCCGACCCGCGCGGACCATGGACCGCCAAGGGACGATCACGGGCACAATCCTCGCGTGTTCAGGGGCTCGACGCCCGAAGTCTCGCCGATGCCGACCGCGGCCTATCCGCTTCGGATTCGGGATGCTCTCCGGGCGTCGCGCATCCGAGAAAAAAGGCGACCGCGGAGGCGACGGCAGCACAGCGGCGCCGATCCAAGCCGCATTCCGGCACAAAATCAGACGATGACACCCGATTTACGGAAACATCTCACGGTGAGCCGCACCATCGTCTGGACCCGACCATCGCCCCACCAACATCTGAGAGTGCATTCCCAATCCTATCTCACAAATCGGCAGCCTCAATTGATCTGCCTCATTGGAAGACTCGGCCGGCGGGCCAAGAAGAGGCTCCGGCGGGGAACGACGGCTTCAACCGTGCGTAGCGCAAGTCTTCGCCCGGCATCCATGCCCGCGACGACGAACCGGTGACCGCCGGATCCGTCACACCGGAACAACGACACCGTCCGCATTCTCGGGAGAAGCGCTATGGCCGGGGCCCGTCCAGGCGAAGAAGGCCGCGAGTTCATCGTCGAAGCGGATGCGTCGGCGGCCTATTGGCACCACCGGCCCGACAACACGCTCCCGCCCCCTGACATGATGGGCGCCTATATGCGCAACCGCCCCGTGCCTCTGCGGCATGTGGCGGGGCGCAAGGCCTGGATCATCGGCGGCGGCATCGCCGGACTGGCGGCGGCCTTCTACATGATCCGCGACGGCGGCATGAAGGGTGAGGACATCACGATCCTCGACGCCCTGACCGTCGAGGGCGGCTCCCTCGACGGTGCCGGCAATCCGGAAGACGGCTACATCATCCGCGGTGGCCGCGAGATGAACTGGAACTACGACAACCTCTGGGACATGTTCCAGGATGTTCAGGCGCTGGAACTGCCGGAGGGCTACAGCGTCCTCGACGAGTACCGGCTCGTCAACGACCGCGATCCCAACTACTCCAAGGCGCGACTCATGCACCAGCAGGGGCAGATTCGCGATTTTTCGCGGTTCGGCCTTACGAAAACCCAGCAGTGGGAGCTGATCCGGCTGCTGCTCAAGCGCAAGGAAGATCTCGACGACATCACGATCGAGCAATATTTCAGCCCAGGCTTTCTCGAGACCAATTTTTGGTTTCTCTGGCGCTCCATGTTCGCCTTCGAGAACTGGCAGAGCCTGCTCGAGATGAAGCTCTACATGCACCGCTTCCTCGATGCGATCGACGGATTGACGGACATGTCGGCGCTCGTCTTTCCAAAGTACAATCAGTACGACAGCTTCGTCCGCCCGCTGGTCAACCACCTCCTGGCCCGCGGTGTGACGGTGCGCTTCGGCGTGCGGGCCACCGATCTGGCGATGCGCGTCGACGGCGACACCCGGACCGTCACGGGCATCCATATCCGGGCGGACGGCAAGGACGAGGTCATTCCGGTCGAGGCGACGGATGTGGTCGTCGCCCTGACCGGCTCGATGACCGAAGGCACGGCCTATGGCGACATGTACCATGCACCGGTCCTCGAACGCGGCCGTCACGATCCGGGCGAGGACAGCGATTGGACGCTCTGGAAGAATCTGGCCGAGAAGTCTCCGATCTTCGGAAAGCCGGCGAAGTTCTACGGCGACACCGAGAAATCGATGTGGGAATCGGTGACGCTGACCTGCGAACCTTCGCCTCTTGTCGAGCGCCTGAAGGAGCTGGCGGTCAATGATCCCTATTCAGGCAAGACCGTGACGGGTGGGATCATCACCTTCACGGATTCGAACTGGGTACTGAGCGTGACCTGCAACCGCCAGCCGCATTTCCCCGGACAACCCGGCGACGTGCTGGTGCTTTGGGCCTACGCGCTCCTGATGGACAAGGACGGAAACCACGTCCGCAAGCCGATGCCGGCCTGTACGGGCCGGGAGATCTTGGACGAGCTCTGCTACCATCTCGGGATCGCCGATCAGTGCGAGGCGGTCGCGGCCAGGACGAAGGTGCGCCTGGCGCTCATGCCCTACATCACCGCGATGTTCATGCCCCGTGCGGCGGGCGACCGGCCGCACGTGGTGCCGAGGGGCTGCACGAATCTGGGCCTGCTGGGCCAGTTCGTCGAAACCTCGAACGACATCGTCTTCACGATGGACAGTTCGATCCGGACCGCGCGGGTCGCCGTCTACACGCTGCTCGGGCTGCCGAAGCAGGTGCCGGACATCAGCCCCGTCCAATACGATATCCGCAACCTTCTCAAGGCGGCGCGGGCCTTGAACAACAACGAGCCCTTCCCCGGCGAACGCCTGCTGCATCGGCTGCTCGGCCGAACCTATTACGCGCATATCCTGCCGCCCCTGCCGGACCTCGAGGGCCCACCCCGCGGGTCGGCTCAGCTCGAGATGAAGCATCTGCTCAGCAAGAGACAGCAGGCGCTGAACGCCATCAGCGCATCCTTCGAGCAGATTCGCGGGCACCTCAAATCGCCGAAATGATCACAGCCCTCTGAGAGCACAGATCGTTACCCCTCCTCCCGAAAGCAGATTATTCGAGCATATTTTTCGCATCCGAAATTCACACCCGACCGACCAAGAGATTTCGCGGATCGACCTGACAACACGAGCTTCGAGACACTCGAGGAGATGCTGATACAACCGGCTCTCCTCTCCACCGTGCGCATCTTCGATGCGACGCCGGCGGCCTTGTTCTGCAGCCCGGCCCGAACTCCGCTCCGGTTTTACCGCCGCCCGACCACGATCTCGCCCCAGAATCGCCGAGTGCCGCCAGCCATTTGGTGAACGACACATTGACCGGCGATGGGAGCGTTACGCCCGCGCCGACAGGGCGGTTCGGGAGCGGAGGCTGCTCCGGAACGTGAATTTGGGCGGCGCAAGCATGGCACATCCTCTCCTCTCATGGGCTCTGCCGACGACGGCCTATCTGAGCGCGGCGCTGATCCTGGCCTCCTCCGCCCCGTTCGGGTCGCTCGGTCTGCCGCCCCGGCACCCTGTCGTGCTGCCGCTCGCGGAAGAGCCGGGGCTGCCAACGGACGTACCGGCCGAAACCGTGGCCCGAGAATTCGTCCAAGAACCCGTTCAGGAAACGGCTCACGTGCCCGGCGGAGCGCCGCCCGCCGCACCGGAGGCTGCGGAGCCTCAGACTATTGCCCTTGCCGAGTGGGAGCCGCAGGCACTGCCCGCGCCGACCGAGGCCCGGTTCG
Proteins encoded:
- a CDS encoding PAS domain S-box protein; translation: MNPATTSEREAARLRALDRYRLLDTPREQDFDEIAEAAAELCDAPIAVVNLVGEGRQFFKAEVGLGVRETPLETSFCRQAILHNDFLYVPDAARDPRFADNPLVSGEPGLRFYAGALLKTAEGQPIGTVCVLDTRPRELSERQRRGLTRLARQAMAQMELRRSLREHAEQRLLHERILDSATDYAIVATDPEGRVTRWNAGAQRILGWTEAEMTGRAIDAFFTPEDRAEGRPEVEMRLARENGSAPNERWHIRRDGTRFWASGEMMPLTSEGGALIGYLKILRDRTGARASEAALRESEMRYRSLVEVSPQVVWFGDEAGNITYCNAYWYDYTGLPPGETGEASWMGVIHPDHRARVRDAWLAAARSQGAYEVEFPLRRADGQYRWFLSRAQPVRDEAGELRSWIGTTLDIHERKVAEERFEALTELAPAIIWFGNPDGSLSYLNDRWYAYTGQTPEQALPLGWGEAIHPDDLDGLLGAWETARTREIVYDTEARLRRRDGAYRWFLIRAEPLRDASGAVVGWLGSNSEIHDRRQAEEDLRRAREQLYLAVEATGTGIFDYDLVTDRLEWDARTRALFGLNPEAPVSYEVFLAGLHPDDRDWVDGAVKAALDPAGSGRYDIAYRTVGLEDGVERWVAAKGQVFAADGRAVRFIGTVRDVTQSRRAEQALRETEERYRLAARATNDAIWDWNLATNHVLWNEALTVAYGYPSEAVEPTGDWWITHIHPDDRARIDASIHAVIDGTGTAWSDEYRFLRADGSYAHILDRGYVIRDGQGAAVRMIGAMLDISERKRAEEHQRLLTGELQHRVKNTLALVQAIASQTFRNAPDPEAAREAFAARLISLGRAHDILTRSSWTEAPILEVVEGALAVHRGAATARIRASGPGVLLGAKAGLSLALSLHELATNAAKYGALSNEAGCVDLRWHVVHEGDVPRFCLTWTEQGGPPILTQPSRRGFGSRLIERSFAAEVGGEVKLTYAPAGLVCRLEAPLSSMQEPRGEAAA
- a CDS encoding DUF1269 domain-containing protein — protein: MAELVVIGFEDPHEADRALNELARLQTEYLIDLEDAVVAVRSPDGKLRLKQSVDLVGAGAASGGIWGAMWGSLVGLLFLNPLLGLATGAALGAGAGALSGKLADYGINDDFIRSVSEALQPNTSALFILVRRAQPERVLAQMSQFRGRVIRSSLSPEQESRLQAALSGPEVSMPGSAEAAPSSSTDSATTETPGTGTSPQPPGGSTGPAGA
- a CDS encoding oleate hydratase, with the translated sequence MAGARPGEEGREFIVEADASAAYWHHRPDNTLPPPDMMGAYMRNRPVPLRHVAGRKAWIIGGGIAGLAAAFYMIRDGGMKGEDITILDALTVEGGSLDGAGNPEDGYIIRGGREMNWNYDNLWDMFQDVQALELPEGYSVLDEYRLVNDRDPNYSKARLMHQQGQIRDFSRFGLTKTQQWELIRLLLKRKEDLDDITIEQYFSPGFLETNFWFLWRSMFAFENWQSLLEMKLYMHRFLDAIDGLTDMSALVFPKYNQYDSFVRPLVNHLLARGVTVRFGVRATDLAMRVDGDTRTVTGIHIRADGKDEVIPVEATDVVVALTGSMTEGTAYGDMYHAPVLERGRHDPGEDSDWTLWKNLAEKSPIFGKPAKFYGDTEKSMWESVTLTCEPSPLVERLKELAVNDPYSGKTVTGGIITFTDSNWVLSVTCNRQPHFPGQPGDVLVLWAYALLMDKDGNHVRKPMPACTGREILDELCYHLGIADQCEAVAARTKVRLALMPYITAMFMPRAAGDRPHVVPRGCTNLGLLGQFVETSNDIVFTMDSSIRTARVAVYTLLGLPKQVPDISPVQYDIRNLLKAARALNNNEPFPGERLLHRLLGRTYYAHILPPLPDLEGPPRGSAQLEMKHLLSKRQQALNAISASFEQIRGHLKSPK
- a CDS encoding PAS domain-containing protein, whose product is MDDALDDTLGDAFAFLPPGGRTGAEIRARDWSATPIGPPERWPQSLRSALSLMLSCPTAMFLAWGPDLLCFYNDAYRPILGYRLATALGQPFREVWASIWDEIGPLVDATLAGESQTLTDVMLDLSREGRPEQGWWSFTYSPAYDEAGAVSGLFCVTAESTDRVLGERRLRESEDHYRHTVELNPQVPWTCDPAGNVTSYSNRWLELTGQAPGEPNGSGWAKSLHPDDVPWTMTVFANCLASGEPVDVDYRIRIARTGAYRWMRARARPRRDADGAIIRWYGVVEDIHDRKLAEERLQEMNATLERRVADALAQRKLWADVFETTDALVAALDRDYRVLAVNRAYADEFESIYGVRPAVGDDLLDLLGDHADQRAAAQAVWSRALSGEEFTLVEAFGDSERRRPSYELRFTTLRDSAGQAIGAFQYAQDVTERLRSQAQLARAEEALRHAQKMEAVGQLTGGVAHDFNNLLTIIRSSIEFLRRPNLPEERRNRYLEAVSDTVDRAAKLTSQLLSFARRQPLKPEVFDLGERLRSVADMMNAVTGTRIHIAMEVPEAPCHVRVDPSQFETALVNLAVNARDAVAGEGTLTLRLGCGAALPSIRGHAGAAGPFAAISVTDDGTGIAPEHLTRIFEPFYTTKAVGKGTGLGLSQVIGFAKQSGGDIDVASEPGNGTTFTLYLPQVDAPEPAAKPGEDAAEFQAEGRALCVLVVEDNLDVGRFCTQLLEDLGHSIVWAHDAETALVEFEKVPFRFDAVFSDVVMPGMGGVELARRLKAGHPNLPIILTTGYSDVLAQDDAHGFDLVRKPYSAEQVARALRGVPNRRPRPGPA